CGAATAGCGGCGGAGCAGGTGCACGCTCTCAGGCTAGGGCCGCGGCCGGGCGCTCAGGTGCGCGTGACGGCGCGCATCCGCGCGGTGCATCAGGGCGCGGGCGGCGCAACCGAGGGCAGCCCCGGCTCGAGCCCGGGCTCGAGGTCGCCCGCCGGCACGACGCCGTCGAACGGCGTCACCGTGGCGAGGCCGCCCCACTGCTCGTCGGTGGCGAGGAAGACGGCGATGCGGGCACTCGTATCGAGCTGGTCGCCGAACCCGTAGGGGTCGGCCGCGCAGCCGTCGGAGCGCGAGGCGATCTCGATCTCGAGCCCCGCGAAGCGGTCGTCGCTCGCTTCGAGCACCTCGAAGCGGTAGAGCCGCGCGTCGCCGCCGAGCAGGTCGACCGTGCCGACCTGCTCCATCACCTCGCCGACGACGATGAGCTGCGCCGAGGCGGCGAGCGCCTGCTGGTCGTCGAAGGTCACCCAGCTGACGCACTCCTGCTGCTGCGTCAGGAAGGGCAGGGCCGAGCATCCACTGAGCATCATGGCGGCCGCGGCGAGCGCGACCGGGGCCGATCTGCGAGCGCGCCGGGTCATGACCCCACCGTAGTCGGCGGCCCGTGCCACCATCGAGGGGTGCCCCTGAACTTCACCGCGATCGACTTCGAGACCGCCAACAACCACGCGGCCTCGGCCTGCTCGGTGGGGCTCGTGAAGGTGCGCGAGGGCCGCGTGGTCGACCGCGCGAGCTGGCTCATCCGCCCGCCGTTCGGCTTCGACGACATGCTCGAGTGGAACACGCGCATCCACGGCATCACCGCCGCCGACATCGTCGACGCGCCCCTGTGGGCCGGTCAGGTGGATGCTCTTCTCGAGTTCGTCGACGGCGACACCCTCGCCGCCCACAACGCGGGGTTCGACATGGGCGTGCTCGCGGCGGCGCAGCGGGCCAGCGCGCTCGAGGTGCCGAGCCTGTCGTACGTGTGCAGCCTGCGGGTCGCCCGCAAGACCTACCACCTCGACTCGTACCGGCTGCCCGTCGCCGCGATGGCCGCGGGCTTCGAAGACTTCGCCCACCACGACGCCCTCGCCGATGCTGAGGCGTGCGCCGCGATCATCGTGCACGCGGCGAAGCGGCACGACGTGACCGAAGTCGCCGAGCTCGCGCGCGTGTGCGGCACCAGCGTCGGGCGCACTGGCACGGCTGCAGAAGCCGAAGCGGTCGACCGCCGGCCGGCCGCCCTGGCCTAGGTCGCCTCAGGCGCTGCGCACGACCGCGCTGACCGGGGTCGGGTTGGCGAACAGGTCGAGCACGGGGCAGTGGGCGTCGACGACGTCGCGCAGCTGCTGGTAGCGCTCCTCGCTCTCGGAGCCGGTGATCGTGATCGTGAGCCGCACGTCGCTGAAGCCAGCCCGCACGGTCTCGTCGATGCCGAACAGGCGGCGCGCATCCAGATCGGCTTCGGCGTCGATGCGGATGTCGTCGACCTGGATGCCGAGCCCCTGCGCGTAGAGGCGGTAGACGACGATCTGGCACGAGATGAGCGCCCCGAGCGCGTACTCGACGGGGCTGGCCGCGACGTCGTCGCCCGCGAGGGCGCCGGGCTCGTCGACAAGGAAGGTGTGCTTGCCGGCGCGGATGCTCGAGGCGACCGAGCCCTCGCCTTCGCCGCTGACGCGGTAGGTGAGCTGGGCGGTGGTCGGGTCGGCGCCGATGCGCGCGCCCCACGCGGAGCCGGCTTCGATGAGCCGGGCCGCGCGCTCGTCGGCGCTGACCTCGGGAACGGACGGGGAAACGGAGGGTGCGGTGAGAAGCGTCATGCGCCGACGGTACGAGCGGATGCCCGCCCCGTCGACCCCGCCCGTCACACGGCGTCGCGGCGCGTCACGGGGCGTCGCGCGGCGTCACGATCCGCAATGTGCGCGGTGGTGCTCAGCGGTCGCAACCGCCCGACTTGTCGGCGCGCGAGCCCGGCACGCTGAGATCGCGCAAGCCCTTGTAGGCGTACGGGTCCTCCCCCGCGACCATGACGATGTCACGGAAGTCGTACTCGGCGAAGTAGCGGCCCTCGCTGTTCTGCCAGGGCAGCAGCGACTCGGCGCTCATGTAGTGGTTGACGAGGGCGCGCCGATAGCCGTGCTTTCCGCTGTTCTCAAGCGAGCGGTGCAGCAGGTAGCCGTTGAAGAACAGGGCAGCGCCCGCCGGCACCTCGACCGGCACGGCGTCGTCGTCGGTGTAGGGGAACCCGTAGGCCTCGTCGGTGCAGTCGAAGCGCTCGTCGGTCTGCTCGCGGTCGGGGTAGAGCACACCGCGCGCGTGCGAGCCGGGCAGCACCCACAGGCAGCCGTTCTCGGTCGTGGCGTCGTCGAGGGCGATCCACACTCCGGCGAGCGAGCGGTCGCGCGTGGGGATGAAGTGCTCGTCTTGATGCCAGGCCTGGCCCGGCTTGCCCTCGCTCTTGATGAACAGCATCGACTGCATCGCCTTGACGTTCGGGCCGATCACGCGCGTGAGGCCGTCGACGATCCGAGGGTGCCGCATGATCTGCCGGGCGACCTCGCTGATCTTGTGCGGGTGGTGGATGCACAGGTACTGCCGCAGCACGTCGGCGTCGCTCTGCCCGGGGTGAGCATCCAGCGCCTCATCGGAGGGGTTGAGGCCTGCCCGGCAGATGCGCAATGCCTCGGAGTTGACCTCAGCCACCTCGGCCGGGGTGAGGGCGCCGCGCAGCACGGCGAAGCCGTCGCGCGCGTACTGGGCGACGAAGGCCTCGTCGACGGAGTCGTGCATCACCAGAGTCTGAACAGCAGTGGTCATGTCTTAGATCATACCTTTGAGTGCGGGCGCCCGAAAGATGGCGCCCGCACCAAGCGGCAACCGCTAGTTCTGCGGGAACCCCAGGTTGATGCCGCCGTGGCTCGGGTCGAGCCAGCGCGAGGTGATCGCCTTCTCGCGCGTGAAGAACGGGATCGCCTGCGTGCCGTAGGCCTTGGCGTCGCCGAAGAGCGAGTTCTTCCAGCCGCCGAACGAGTAGTAGCCGACGGGAACGGGGATCGGCACGTTGATGCCGACCATGCCCACGGTCACCTCGTTCTGGAAGCGCCGTGCGGCGCCGCCGTCGTTCGTGAAGATCGCCGTGCCGTTGCCGTACTGCGAGCCGTTGATGAGCGCGAGGCCCTCGTCGTAGCTCTTCACGCGCACGACCGAGAGCACGGGGCCGAAGATCTCCTCGGTGTAGACCTTCGAGCTTGTGGGCACCTTGTCGATGAGAGTCGGGCCGAGCCAGAAGCCGTTGGCGTCGCCGTCGACCTCGATGCCGCGGCCGTCGACGACGATGGATGCGCCATCCTGCTCGGCGACCTCGAGGTAGCTCGCCACCTTGTCGCGGTGCTCGCGCGTGATGAGCGGGCCCATGTCGCAGTTGCGCGTGCCGTCGCCGACCTTCAGTCCGCTCATGCGCGCCTGGATCTTCTCGATGAGCGCATCGGCGACGGGCTCGACGGCGACGACGACCGAGATGGCCATGCAGCGCTCGCCGGCCGAGCCGAAGCCCGCGTTGACGGCCGAGTCGGCCACGAGGTCGAGGTCGGCGTCGGGCAGCACGAGCATGTGGTTCTTGGCGCCGCCGAGAGCCTGCACGCGCTTGCCGTGCTTCGAGGCCGTCTCGTAGATGTACTTGGCGATCGGCGTCGAACCCACGAACGAGATGCTCGCGACGTCGGGGTGCTCGAGCAGAGCATCCACGCTCTCCTTATCGCCGTTGACGACGTTGAAGACGCCGTCGGGAAGTCCCGACTCCTTGAACAGCTGCGCCATCCAGATCGCGGCCGACGGGTCTTTCTCCGAGGGCTTGAGCACGACGGTGTTGCCCGCCGCGATCGCGAGGGGGAAGAACCACAGCGGCACCATGGCCGGGAAGTTGAAGGGGCTGATGATGCCCACGACACCGAGCGCCTGCTTGATCGAGTACACGTCGACGCCCGTCGACACGTTCTCGCTGAACTCGCCCTTCATGAGCTGGGGGATGCTGCACGCGAGCTCGACGACCTCGAGGCCGCGCGCGATCTCGCCGCCCGCGTCGCTCAGCACCTTGCCGTGCTCGTTGGTGAGAATCGCCGCGAGCTCGTCCTTGCGCGCGTTGAGGCCCTCCCGGAACGCGAACATGATCTGCTGCCGCTTGGCGATCGAGGTGTTCGACCAGCCGGGGAACGCGGCCTTCGCGGCCTGCACGGCGTGATCGACGTCAGCGGTGGTCGCGAGCGCGACCTGGCGCTGCGCCTCGCCCGTGGCGGGGTTGTAGACGGGGGCGGTGCGGGTTGATGCCCCGGCGAACTCCGCGCCGTTCACC
The sequence above is a segment of the Microcella humidisoli genome. Coding sequences within it:
- a CDS encoding exonuclease domain-containing protein, producing the protein MPLNFTAIDFETANNHAASACSVGLVKVREGRVVDRASWLIRPPFGFDDMLEWNTRIHGITAADIVDAPLWAGQVDALLEFVDGDTLAAHNAGFDMGVLAAAQRASALEVPSLSYVCSLRVARKTYHLDSYRLPVAAMAAGFEDFAHHDALADAEACAAIIVHAAKRHDVTEVAELARVCGTSVGRTGTAAEAEAVDRRPAALA
- a CDS encoding OsmC family protein, whose amino-acid sequence is MTLLTAPSVSPSVPEVSADERAARLIEAGSAWGARIGADPTTAQLTYRVSGEGEGSVASSIRAGKHTFLVDEPGALAGDDVAASPVEYALGALISCQIVVYRLYAQGLGIQVDDIRIDAEADLDARRLFGIDETVRAGFSDVRLTITITGSESEERYQQLRDVVDAHCPVLDLFANPTPVSAVVRSA
- a CDS encoding phytanoyl-CoA dioxygenase family protein, with translation MTTAVQTLVMHDSVDEAFVAQYARDGFAVLRGALTPAEVAEVNSEALRICRAGLNPSDEALDAHPGQSDADVLRQYLCIHHPHKISEVARQIMRHPRIVDGLTRVIGPNVKAMQSMLFIKSEGKPGQAWHQDEHFIPTRDRSLAGVWIALDDATTENGCLWVLPGSHARGVLYPDREQTDERFDCTDEAYGFPYTDDDAVPVEVPAGAALFFNGYLLHRSLENSGKHGYRRALVNHYMSAESLLPWQNSEGRYFAEYDFRDIVMVAGEDPYAYKGLRDLSVPGSRADKSGGCDR
- a CDS encoding CoA-acylating methylmalonate-semialdehyde dehydrogenase — encoded protein: MSVVKHWVNGAEFAGASTRTAPVYNPATGEAQRQVALATTADVDHAVQAAKAAFPGWSNTSIAKRQQIMFAFREGLNARKDELAAILTNEHGKVLSDAGGEIARGLEVVELACSIPQLMKGEFSENVSTGVDVYSIKQALGVVGIISPFNFPAMVPLWFFPLAIAAGNTVVLKPSEKDPSAAIWMAQLFKESGLPDGVFNVVNGDKESVDALLEHPDVASISFVGSTPIAKYIYETASKHGKRVQALGGAKNHMLVLPDADLDLVADSAVNAGFGSAGERCMAISVVVAVEPVADALIEKIQARMSGLKVGDGTRNCDMGPLITREHRDKVASYLEVAEQDGASIVVDGRGIEVDGDANGFWLGPTLIDKVPTSSKVYTEEIFGPVLSVVRVKSYDEGLALINGSQYGNGTAIFTNDGGAARRFQNEVTVGMVGINVPIPVPVGYYSFGGWKNSLFGDAKAYGTQAIPFFTREKAITSRWLDPSHGGINLGFPQN